One Weissella coleopterorum DNA segment encodes these proteins:
- a CDS encoding Crp/Fnr family transcriptional regulator encodes MLKARMTMNNQLCVQLVPLFQKLIRADQEEIEKIVHHTLVQKGNIVYAPNEEQQLIILEAGRVKVERLMENGDAHLQTMLYAGDFIGENWLFGTKNNNVFLTAEEDSHVCRINADQFKKLLIELPQLSYELTKHTVNKINTINQQNYYLTIYKTKDRIMTYLMDLIEEQESYTIKLPFNLKNTASYLGTTPETISRVLKDLVDKQEIKRLSLNRFIFSSKIQK; translated from the coding sequence ATGTTGAAAGCGAGGATGACGATGAATAATCAGCTCTGCGTACAACTTGTTCCTTTATTTCAAAAATTAATAAGGGCTGATCAAGAGGAGATCGAAAAAATTGTTCATCATACTTTAGTCCAAAAAGGCAATATCGTTTATGCACCTAATGAGGAACAACAGTTAATCATTCTGGAGGCAGGACGTGTCAAGGTCGAACGTTTAATGGAGAATGGGGATGCACACCTCCAAACGATGTTGTACGCTGGTGATTTCATCGGTGAGAATTGGTTATTTGGGACAAAAAATAATAATGTTTTTCTTACCGCGGAAGAAGATTCTCACGTTTGTCGAATCAACGCAGATCAATTTAAAAAATTATTAATTGAATTACCACAGTTAAGCTATGAACTGACTAAACATACTGTTAATAAGATCAATACAATTAACCAACAAAATTATTATTTAACTATTTATAAGACTAAAGACCGAATTATGACTTACTTGATGGACTTGATAGAGGAACAGGAAAGTTATACGATCAAATTACCATTTAATCTAAAGAATACGGCATCATATTTAGGAACGACACCCGAAACTATTTCACGTGTGCTGAAGGACTTAGTTGATAAGCAAGAAATAAAACGTTTGAGTCTGAACCGGTTTATCTTTTCTTCTAAAATACAAAAATAA
- a CDS encoding heavy-metal-associated domain-containing protein, translated as MANFKVTMQLDDLSCPSCMIKIQKALTGQPGLSKLNVLFNASKIKLVLDDTANNIENIQNILNHLGYPVQKVTVKE; from the coding sequence ATGGCAAATTTTAAAGTAACAATGCAATTGGACGATTTATCATGTCCATCATGTATGATTAAGATTCAAAAAGCACTCACGGGTCAACCCGGCTTATCAAAGCTAAATGTGCTCTTTAACGCTAGTAAAATTAAACTAGTCCTAGATGATACAGCTAACAACATTGAAAATATTCAAAACATTCTAAATCATCTGGGCTATCCCGTCCAAAAAGTTACAGTGAAGGAGTAA
- the xerS gene encoding tyrosine recombinase XerS has product MTTKEQFIKNTKKKLAIMPPIVQNFYSYRISSGMQPSTMYTTISNLHQFFDWYLTTSPTSEIEQIQDFTLESIAQITAEQIQEYITEMLSTPMQTTGKLIGKNTINTRIMTLRGFFRWLTVESTDPNNQPYSYLTYNPMAKIKFKVGEATLNAKANAINQKIFDGERKFDFLEWLRLEYKPSLSPQARKLFEQTEQRNYAIFSLLVASGLRVTELVNINLTDLDQENHLINHVVRKGDHEDVVKYAGWAEPYLQDWLIERQLRFGQDEHAALFLSTSRQQVYRISQSQVERMVKKLTKAYGRETTPHKLRHTFGTELYRATNSVVDVQQALGQTTDSATKIYIHADQQRRNQAIEELE; this is encoded by the coding sequence ATGACTACTAAAGAACAATTTATTAAAAATACGAAGAAAAAGTTGGCAATTATGCCCCCAATCGTACAAAATTTTTATAGTTACCGTATATCAAGTGGTATGCAACCATCAACTATGTATACAACGATTTCGAATCTGCATCAATTTTTTGATTGGTATTTAACAACCTCTCCTACTTCCGAGATAGAACAAATTCAAGATTTTACATTGGAATCAATTGCTCAAATCACAGCTGAACAAATTCAGGAATATATTACAGAAATGTTATCAACCCCGATGCAGACAACCGGAAAATTAATTGGTAAGAATACGATTAATACTAGAATTATGACCTTACGCGGATTTTTTCGATGGTTAACGGTGGAGTCGACTGATCCTAATAATCAACCGTATAGTTACCTGACATATAACCCAATGGCTAAAATTAAATTTAAAGTTGGTGAAGCTACCTTAAACGCGAAAGCCAATGCTATTAATCAGAAAATCTTTGATGGTGAACGTAAATTTGATTTTTTAGAATGGCTTCGTTTAGAATATAAACCTTCATTATCACCACAGGCACGAAAACTTTTTGAGCAAACCGAGCAACGTAATTATGCTATCTTTTCCCTCTTAGTTGCTTCTGGTTTACGTGTTACGGAATTAGTAAATATTAATTTGACTGATTTAGATCAAGAAAATCACTTGATTAATCACGTTGTGCGCAAAGGTGACCATGAAGATGTAGTTAAGTATGCGGGTTGGGCTGAACCCTACTTACAAGATTGGCTAATTGAACGTCAATTGCGCTTTGGCCAAGATGAGCATGCTGCACTATTCCTTTCAACTAGCCGACAACAGGTTTATCGTATCTCCCAGTCACAAGTTGAACGAATGGTTAAAAAATTGACGAAAGCTTATGGTCGTGAAACAACCCCTCATAAGCTCCGGCATACCTTTGGGACTGAATTATATCGAGCAACCAATTCGGTTGTGGATGTTCAACAAGCTTTAGGGCAAACGACAGATTCAGCGACTAAAATTTATATTCATGCGGATCAGCAACGGAGAAATCAGGCAATTGAAGAACTTGAATAG
- a CDS encoding DNA-binding protein has translation MTNQTSKYEEELQRAEFEHHYPTAGAMIGHIIANLSIHSLKIKQARLFATDHAQLFFTQFAQDWYQNEQTYIWQLSQSLRDEDELIPTTQSEIQTYTGLTEDASLKYQAGAEQLFDLIKDFDTQLLYITKGIALAQKESHFGEIKQLEQLYSWIKAQITQGQLFLGHSIKEGLYVESEDDDE, from the coding sequence ATGACTAATCAAACCAGTAAATATGAAGAAGAACTTCAACGGGCTGAATTTGAGCACCATTATCCTACTGCAGGTGCCATGATTGGTCATATCATTGCCAACTTATCCATTCATTCTTTAAAGATTAAGCAAGCTAGATTATTTGCAACGGACCATGCTCAATTATTTTTTACTCAGTTTGCGCAAGATTGGTATCAAAACGAACAAACTTATATTTGGCAATTGAGTCAAAGCCTAAGAGATGAAGATGAACTAATTCCAACTACTCAAAGCGAAATACAAACTTACACTGGGCTAACCGAGGATGCATCCCTTAAGTATCAGGCCGGAGCCGAACAATTATTTGATTTAATTAAAGATTTTGATACCCAATTACTTTATATTACAAAGGGAATCGCCTTAGCACAGAAAGAAAGCCATTTTGGTGAAATCAAGCAATTAGAACAACTCTACAGTTGGATTAAGGCTCAGATTACTCAAGGTCAGCTATTCTTAGGTCATTCGATTAAAGAGGGACTTTATGTTGAAAGCGAGGATGACGATGAATAA